A single Argentina anserina chromosome 7, drPotAnse1.1, whole genome shotgun sequence DNA region contains:
- the LOC126801602 gene encoding 40S ribosomal protein S20-2, whose amino-acid sequence MAYAAMKPTKPGLEVPQEQIHKIRITLSSKNVKNLEKVCADLVRGAKDKSLRVKGPVRMPTKVLHITTRKSPCGEGTNTWDRFELRVHKRVIDLFSSPDVVKQITSITIEPGVEVEVTIADQ is encoded by the exons ATGGCGTACGCAGCGATGAAGCCCACCAAGCCTGGACTCGAAGTGCCTCAGGAGCAGATCCACAAGATTAGGATCACTCTCTCCTCAAAGAACGTCAAGAACCTCGAGAAAG TTTGTGCTGATTTGGTTCGTGGTGCCAAGGACAAGTCCCTCAGGGTGAAGGGACCAGTGAGGATGCCTACCAAGGTTCTGCACATTACCACCAGGAAGTCTCCCTGTGGAGAAG GTACCAACACATGGGACAGATTTGAGTTGCGTGTGCACAAGCGTGTTATTGACCTCTTCAGCTCCCCGGATGTTGTCAAGCAGATCACCTCCATTACAATTGAACCTGGTGTCGAAGTGGAGGTCACAATTGCTGACCAATAA